From Curtobacterium sp. SGAir0471, the proteins below share one genomic window:
- a CDS encoding ABC transporter substrate-binding protein, with amino-acid sequence MSQTPARRRRTLLAVPAVALAASLALTACVPVQRSKAGGATAGTVTTVAIGDQQIREGGDLVMALSAEPDRLDPTTSSSLYTRYVMETMCQKLYDIDAEGTVVPMLATELPTVSDGGKTVTFPVHTGYRFADGTPFDADAVVTTLERNLTKDDSSRKSEMGPVTAIDAVDDHTVRIRYATPFAPITAALADRAGMVMSPTALAQEGDGFGDAPVCIGPYKFVERVPQTSITVERDPMYHDPASAHFDRITYRIITDASIRAQNLKSGDVQVADTISTQDVDELMERKDLSILRTGSLGYQGITINLANQDGVGTDPKPLDTPLATQRKVRQALSMSINRAELVQSVFRGWADVACSPIPDTSAYATDASKACPEYDPERAKELLEQAGVQQPFPIEMEVTNTPDTVRFAQALQAQARAGGFAITITPVEYTTLLDDQTRGDFQALQLGWSGRVDPHGNIGSFLGTGGGNNYPGYSDPEVDDLIARASQATDQQERADLYGQLVTKVQQDDPIIYLYRTRSITGVSTDVAGVSTYADGVVRLSQAAFVEGGSK; translated from the coding sequence ATGTCCCAGACCCCCGCTCGACGCCGCCGGACACTCCTCGCCGTGCCCGCCGTCGCCCTGGCCGCCTCGCTCGCGCTCACCGCCTGCGTGCCGGTCCAACGCTCGAAGGCCGGTGGCGCGACCGCCGGTACCGTCACCACCGTCGCGATCGGTGACCAGCAGATCCGCGAGGGCGGCGACCTCGTGATGGCCCTCTCCGCCGAACCGGACCGCCTCGACCCGACCACGTCGTCGTCGCTCTACACCCGGTACGTCATGGAGACGATGTGCCAGAAGCTCTACGACATCGACGCCGAGGGCACGGTCGTCCCGATGCTCGCGACCGAGCTGCCGACGGTGTCCGACGGCGGGAAGACGGTCACGTTCCCGGTCCACACCGGGTACCGCTTCGCCGACGGGACCCCGTTCGACGCGGACGCCGTCGTGACGACGCTCGAGCGGAACCTGACGAAGGACGACTCGAGCCGGAAGAGCGAGATGGGCCCGGTGACGGCCATCGACGCCGTCGACGACCACACCGTGCGGATCCGCTACGCGACCCCCTTCGCCCCGATCACCGCGGCGCTGGCCGACCGCGCCGGCATGGTGATGTCGCCGACCGCACTGGCGCAGGAGGGCGACGGGTTCGGCGACGCCCCGGTGTGCATCGGCCCGTACAAGTTCGTCGAGCGCGTCCCGCAGACCTCGATCACCGTCGAGCGCGACCCGATGTACCACGACCCGGCGAGCGCGCACTTCGACCGGATCACCTACCGGATCATCACCGACGCGAGCATCCGCGCGCAGAACCTGAAGTCCGGGGACGTCCAGGTCGCCGACACGATCTCCACCCAGGACGTCGACGAGCTGATGGAGCGCAAGGACCTGAGCATCCTGCGCACCGGGTCGCTCGGGTACCAGGGCATCACGATCAACCTGGCGAACCAGGACGGCGTCGGCACCGACCCGAAGCCGCTCGACACCCCGCTCGCCACGCAGCGGAAGGTCCGGCAGGCCCTGTCGATGTCGATCAACCGCGCCGAGCTCGTGCAGAGCGTGTTCCGCGGCTGGGCGGACGTCGCGTGCTCCCCGATCCCGGACACCAGCGCCTACGCGACCGACGCGAGCAAGGCCTGCCCGGAGTACGACCCCGAACGCGCGAAGGAGCTCCTGGAGCAGGCCGGCGTGCAGCAGCCGTTCCCGATCGAGATGGAGGTGACGAACACCCCCGACACCGTCCGGTTCGCCCAGGCGCTGCAGGCCCAGGCCCGCGCGGGTGGCTTCGCGATCACGATCACCCCGGTCGAGTACACGACCCTGCTCGACGACCAGACCCGTGGTGACTTCCAGGCGCTGCAGCTCGGCTGGTCCGGCCGGGTCGACCCGCACGGCAACATCGGCTCGTTCCTCGGCACCGGCGGCGGCAACAACTACCCCGGCTACAGCGACCCCGAGGTCGACGACCTGATCGCACGAGCGTCGCAGGCCACCGACCAGCAGGAGCGCGCCGACCTGTACGGGCAGCTCGTGACGAAGGTCCAGCAGGACGACCCGATCAT
- a CDS encoding DNA alkylation repair protein: MQSHGAEAVLAALARTPGDVAGARRVARRFADLDEGERSALLWSDDAGARLVAVVLLVQAMRAHPDPELTDEYLAAAKAERFEDTVLVDVAAEELVGAPLVGGSTGPLFALAKSDVAMVRRIAVVATLAFAKHGDAEVPLAIAGRLVRERSETVQSALGWVLRETGKRASEPALVAFLERNGRFLTPAARVTATEHLPPAERDRLRA; encoded by the coding sequence ATGCAGAGCCACGGTGCCGAGGCGGTGCTGGCCGCCCTCGCCCGCACGCCGGGTGACGTCGCAGGAGCCCGACGCGTCGCCCGACGGTTCGCCGACCTCGACGAGGGGGAGCGCTCGGCGCTGCTCTGGAGCGATGACGCCGGTGCACGGTTGGTCGCCGTCGTCCTCCTGGTGCAGGCGATGCGCGCGCACCCCGATCCGGAGCTGACCGACGAGTACCTCGCCGCGGCGAAGGCCGAGCGGTTCGAGGACACGGTGCTGGTGGACGTCGCGGCCGAGGAGCTCGTCGGCGCCCCGCTCGTCGGCGGCTCGACGGGGCCGCTGTTCGCGCTCGCGAAGTCCGACGTCGCGATGGTCCGCCGGATCGCCGTCGTCGCGACGCTCGCGTTCGCCAAGCACGGTGACGCCGAGGTCCCGCTCGCGATCGCCGGGCGGCTCGTCCGGGAGCGCAGCGAGACCGTGCAGTCCGCGCTCGGGTGGGTGCTCCGCGAGACGGGGAAGCGGGCGTCCGAGCCGGCGCTCGTGGCGTTCCTCGAGCGGAACGGCCGCTTCCTGACCCCGGCAGCCCGGGTGACGGCGACCGAGCACCTGCCGCCGGCCGAGCGGGACCGCCTGCGCGCGTAG
- a CDS encoding polysaccharide deacetylase family protein, which produces MDHSTTRRALLAGATGSLAAGLLAACTPGAAAPQGSATPTATSTPTPSPTPTPTPTPTPTPPRPALTKVPVPHATVTGLPAGTPGIAWTVDDGASSEVVEAYARFAAETGTRLTFFVNGVRPSWTEHADLLRPLVDSGQVQLGNHTWDHPALTKLGDQAIQDELMRNHEFLERTFGVDARPYFRPPFGYHDARVDRAAAAVGYTTPTLWYGSLADSGDISSDQVVGFAEQWFQPAHIVIGHANFPGTIGALPRLHALLEQRGLPTWTLDDVFTR; this is translated from the coding sequence ATGGACCACAGCACCACGCGCAGGGCGCTCCTCGCCGGCGCGACCGGATCCCTGGCAGCCGGGCTCCTCGCGGCCTGCACACCGGGCGCCGCCGCACCCCAGGGCTCCGCGACCCCGACCGCGACGTCGACTCCGACACCCAGCCCGACGCCGACACCGACACCGACACCGACACCGACGCCGCCGCGACCCGCGCTGACGAAGGTGCCCGTGCCGCACGCGACCGTGACCGGACTGCCGGCGGGGACGCCGGGCATCGCGTGGACCGTGGACGACGGAGCCTCGTCCGAGGTCGTCGAGGCCTACGCCCGCTTCGCCGCCGAGACCGGCACGCGCCTGACGTTCTTCGTGAACGGGGTCCGGCCGTCGTGGACCGAGCACGCCGACCTGCTGCGCCCGCTCGTCGACTCCGGGCAGGTGCAGCTCGGCAACCACACGTGGGACCACCCGGCACTGACGAAGCTCGGCGACCAGGCGATCCAGGACGAGCTGATGCGGAACCACGAGTTCCTCGAGCGGACGTTCGGCGTCGACGCCCGCCCGTACTTCCGCCCGCCGTTCGGGTACCACGACGCCCGGGTCGACCGCGCAGCCGCGGCCGTCGGCTACACCACGCCCACGCTCTGGTACGGCTCACTGGCCGACTCGGGCGACATCTCCTCGGACCAGGTCGTCGGCTTCGCGGAGCAGTGGTTCCAGCCGGCGCACATCGTCATCGGACACGCGAACTTCCCGGGGACGATCGGGGCACTCCCCCGACTGCACGCCCTGCTCGAGCAGCGCGGCCTGCCGACCTGGACGCTCGACGACGTCTTCACCCGCTGA
- a CDS encoding zinc-dependent alcohol dehydrogenase, which translates to MRALTWQGTEKVSVETVPDPTIQEPTDAIVRITSTAICGSDLHLYRVLGPYIDKGDVLGHEPMGIVEEVGSAVTNLKVGDRVVVPFNISCGHCWMCQHGFQSQCETTQVKEYGTGASLFGYTKMYGQVPGGQAEYLRVPHADYGPIKVPETGADDQWLFMSDIIPTAWQAVQYADVPEGGTLAVLGLGPVGQFAARIGKHLGYRVLAVDPEQVRRDLGAKHGIEVFDLSDDIVSQLVDLTDGRGPDGVVDAVGMEAHGNPVAGFAQRAAGLLPDKLAQKAIETAGVDRLAAVHTAIDLVRRGGTVSLSGVYGGMADPMPMMTLFDKQITIREGQCNVRRWVDDLMPLVSDPSDPLGTLDLTTHRVSLEDAPHMYSVFQKKEDGCIKVVLDPSMAAA; encoded by the coding sequence GTGCGCGCACTGACCTGGCAGGGCACCGAGAAGGTGTCCGTCGAGACCGTCCCCGACCCGACCATCCAGGAGCCGACCGACGCGATCGTGCGGATCACCTCGACGGCGATCTGCGGCTCCGACCTGCACCTGTACCGGGTGCTCGGTCCGTACATCGACAAGGGCGACGTCCTCGGCCACGAGCCGATGGGCATCGTCGAGGAGGTCGGCTCCGCCGTCACGAACCTCAAGGTCGGCGACCGGGTCGTCGTGCCGTTCAACATCTCCTGCGGGCACTGCTGGATGTGCCAGCACGGCTTCCAGTCGCAGTGCGAGACGACCCAGGTCAAGGAGTACGGCACCGGTGCCTCGCTCTTCGGCTACACGAAGATGTACGGCCAGGTCCCCGGCGGCCAGGCCGAGTACCTGCGCGTGCCGCACGCCGACTACGGCCCCATCAAGGTCCCCGAAACCGGCGCCGACGACCAGTGGCTGTTCATGAGCGACATCATCCCGACCGCGTGGCAGGCCGTGCAGTACGCCGACGTCCCCGAGGGCGGCACGCTCGCGGTGCTCGGCCTCGGCCCGGTCGGCCAGTTCGCCGCGCGCATCGGCAAGCACCTCGGCTACCGGGTGCTCGCCGTCGACCCGGAGCAGGTGCGCCGCGACCTCGGCGCGAAGCACGGCATCGAGGTGTTCGACCTGTCCGACGACATCGTGTCGCAGCTGGTCGACCTGACCGACGGTCGGGGCCCGGACGGCGTCGTCGACGCGGTCGGCATGGAGGCACACGGCAACCCCGTCGCCGGGTTCGCCCAGCGCGCGGCCGGACTGCTGCCGGACAAGCTCGCGCAGAAGGCGATCGAGACCGCGGGGGTCGACCGCCTGGCGGCGGTGCACACGGCGATCGACCTCGTCCGTCGCGGCGGCACGGTGTCGCTGTCCGGTGTCTACGGGGGCATGGCCGACCCGATGCCGATGATGACCCTGTTCGACAAGCAGATCACGATCCGCGAGGGGCAGTGCAACGTCCGCCGCTGGGTCGACGACCTGATGCCGCTCGTGTCCGACCCCTCGGACCCGCTCGGCACGCTCGACCTGACCACGCACCGGGTGTCGCTCGAGGACGCCCCGCACATGTACTCGGTCTTCCAGAAGAAGGAGGACGGCTGCATCAAGGTCGTGCTCGACCCGTCGATGGCCGCAGCCTGA
- a CDS encoding NAD-dependent epimerase/dehydratase family protein: MRVVVVGATGNVGTAVLRRLAAARLTGDGRAGDEDGLQVVGVARRVPDARVAPYDVAVWHAVDVGGASAVDELTAVFTGADAVVHLAWALQPTHDIPAQHRTNVTGTANVLAAVARAGVGQVVVSSSVGAYRGVDVEGKRTPVDESFPTTGIPTATYSIHKAENERALDAFERDHLDVVVTRLRPGLVFQRGVAAELRGLFLGHLVPMSIVRAARFAVLPLPLPFVFQAVHADDLADAFWRAIDRRAAGAFNIAASPVLTPPRMARAAGMLGAVRVPLRLLRGTVTLTWRLRLQPTDAGWLDIAAGVPVMRTDRARRELGWEPRHTAEDALRELVGGFADGANIEASGPLRG; encoded by the coding sequence ATGCGGGTCGTCGTGGTCGGGGCCACCGGCAACGTCGGCACCGCGGTGCTGCGGCGGCTCGCGGCGGCACGGCTCACCGGCGACGGCCGCGCGGGCGACGAGGACGGCCTGCAGGTCGTCGGCGTCGCCCGCCGGGTGCCGGACGCGCGCGTGGCGCCGTACGACGTGGCCGTGTGGCACGCGGTCGACGTCGGCGGCGCGAGCGCGGTCGACGAGTTGACCGCGGTCTTCACCGGCGCCGATGCCGTGGTGCACCTGGCTTGGGCGCTCCAGCCGACGCACGACATCCCGGCGCAGCACCGGACCAACGTCACGGGCACGGCGAACGTGCTCGCGGCGGTCGCCCGTGCCGGCGTCGGGCAGGTCGTCGTGTCCTCGTCCGTCGGGGCGTACCGCGGCGTCGACGTCGAGGGCAAGCGGACCCCGGTCGACGAGTCCTTCCCCACGACCGGCATCCCGACGGCGACGTACTCCATCCACAAGGCCGAGAACGAGCGGGCGTTGGACGCCTTCGAGCGGGACCACCTCGACGTCGTCGTGACCCGGCTCCGGCCCGGACTGGTGTTCCAGCGCGGGGTCGCGGCCGAGCTCCGGGGGCTGTTCCTCGGGCACCTCGTCCCGATGTCGATCGTGCGCGCGGCCCGGTTCGCGGTCCTGCCCCTGCCGCTGCCGTTCGTGTTCCAGGCCGTGCACGCCGACGACCTCGCCGACGCGTTCTGGCGGGCGATCGACCGACGGGCCGCCGGAGCCTTCAACATCGCCGCGTCGCCGGTGCTCACGCCGCCGCGGATGGCCCGGGCGGCCGGGATGCTCGGGGCGGTGCGGGTGCCGCTGCGACTGCTGCGCGGGACCGTCACGCTGACCTGGCGGCTCCGGCTACAGCCGACCGACGCCGGGTGGCTCGACATCGCCGCCGGGGTGCCGGTCATGCGGACCGACCGGGCTCGACGTGAGCTCGGGTGGGAGCCGCGGCACACGGCCGAGGACGCGCTGCGCGAGCTCGTGGGCGGGTTCGCAGACGGAGCGAACATCGAGGCGTCGGGGCCGCTGCGGGGCTGA
- a CDS encoding DUF6314 family protein, with amino-acid sequence MLPTDLLGDWVLRRTVDDRRAGASGTVTGTTTLTLVALDEVRWDESGTMHFGGRVTPVSRTLSVRRVDKRWTVHFADGRVFHPWVWGTAVEHPCAPDDYTGVLDGAAERWTVRWEAHGPAKDYRLDSVLERRTATAD; translated from the coding sequence GTGCTGCCGACGGACCTGCTGGGCGACTGGGTGCTGCGCCGGACGGTCGACGACCGGCGCGCCGGCGCATCCGGCACGGTCACCGGGACGACGACCCTGACGCTGGTGGCCCTGGACGAGGTGCGCTGGGACGAGTCCGGCACGATGCACTTCGGCGGCCGCGTCACCCCCGTGTCCCGCACGCTGTCGGTCCGGCGGGTGGACAAGCGGTGGACCGTGCACTTCGCCGACGGCCGGGTCTTCCACCCCTGGGTCTGGGGCACAGCGGTCGAGCACCCCTGCGCGCCCGACGACTACACGGGCGTGCTCGACGGGGCCGCCGAGCGCTGGACCGTCCGGTGGGAGGCCCACGGCCCGGCGAAGGACTACCGACTCGACAGCGTGCTCGAGCGTCGGACCGCCACGGCAGACTGA
- a CDS encoding pentapeptide repeat-containing protein — MARTPTGTTAPRISAVAPRDLEDWAPAPGDVLTGDRIEGKRIAVFDVAGERLPDLELEECVVDVLRADGTDLRGLRVRDSVVETLDAPVLRASSSAWREVRVAGGRVGSAELYDATLNAVEFVGMKLGFVNLRGSTLTDVVFRDCVVDELDVADTRLLRVAFPGTRIRSVEGTNTRVEHVDLREADLDRVERLEGLRGATIGSEQLYVLAPMLAAQAGYRVD, encoded by the coding sequence ATGGCACGCACCCCGACCGGCACCACCGCTCCGCGCATCTCCGCGGTCGCCCCGCGCGACCTCGAGGACTGGGCGCCGGCGCCGGGCGACGTCCTGACCGGCGACCGGATCGAGGGCAAGCGCATCGCCGTGTTCGACGTGGCCGGCGAGCGACTGCCCGACCTGGAGCTCGAGGAGTGCGTGGTCGACGTGCTCCGCGCCGACGGCACCGACCTGCGCGGGCTCCGCGTCCGCGACTCGGTGGTCGAGACGCTCGACGCCCCGGTGCTCCGCGCGTCGAGCAGCGCCTGGCGCGAGGTCCGGGTCGCGGGCGGCCGGGTCGGCTCCGCCGAGCTGTACGACGCGACGCTGAACGCTGTCGAGTTCGTCGGGATGAAGCTCGGGTTCGTGAACCTCCGCGGCTCGACGCTCACCGACGTGGTGTTCCGGGACTGCGTCGTCGACGAGCTCGACGTCGCCGACACCCGGCTGCTGCGCGTGGCGTTCCCCGGCACCCGGATCCGGTCCGTCGAGGGCACGAACACGCGCGTCGAGCACGTCGACCTGCGCGAGGCCGACCTCGACCGGGTGGAGCGGCTCGAGGGGCTCCGCGGCGCGACCATCGGCAGCGAGCAGCTGTACGTGCTCGCGCCGATGCTCGCCGCGCAGGCGGGCTACCGCGTCGACTGA
- a CDS encoding NAD(P)/FAD-dependent oxidoreductase — MSDHSDVIVIGGSAAGLSAALILGRSRRSVLVVDAGEPRNAVATGAHNYLGREGVAPTELTRIGRDEVAAYGVEVTAGRVVAASATDGDGTDPVGFSVTLDSGRVVTSRRLVVASGAVDVLPDVPGLAEQWGRGVVHCPFCHGWEVRDQRIGVLVTTPFGAHHAQMFRALSDRVTAFVADPALLDDTDLDGLAARDIGVVTEPVVRVLSEDGVLRGVELRSGEAVALDALAAASTAEARADFLADLGVIAEDVLLNGFRVGSALTVDAVGRTSVPGVWAAGNVTSPMATVIASAAAGTQAGAAVHGDLVQADIASALAAVPAV; from the coding sequence ATGTCCGATCACTCCGACGTCATCGTCATCGGCGGCTCTGCCGCCGGCCTGTCCGCCGCACTCATCCTCGGACGCTCGCGGCGCTCCGTCCTGGTCGTCGACGCGGGCGAGCCCCGCAACGCCGTCGCCACGGGCGCGCACAACTACCTCGGCCGCGAGGGCGTCGCACCCACCGAGCTGACCCGCATCGGACGCGACGAGGTGGCCGCGTACGGCGTCGAGGTGACGGCCGGGAGGGTCGTGGCCGCGTCCGCCACCGACGGCGACGGGACCGACCCGGTCGGCTTCTCGGTCACGCTCGACTCCGGCCGTGTCGTCACGTCCCGCAGGCTGGTCGTCGCCTCCGGCGCCGTCGACGTCCTGCCCGACGTGCCGGGACTCGCCGAGCAGTGGGGGCGCGGCGTCGTGCACTGCCCGTTCTGCCACGGGTGGGAGGTCCGCGACCAGCGCATCGGCGTCCTGGTGACGACCCCGTTCGGAGCGCACCACGCGCAGATGTTCCGTGCGTTGAGCGACCGGGTGACCGCGTTCGTGGCGGACCCCGCCCTGCTCGACGACACCGACCTCGACGGTCTCGCCGCCCGCGACATCGGGGTCGTGACCGAACCGGTGGTGCGGGTGCTGTCGGAGGACGGCGTCCTGCGCGGTGTCGAGCTGCGGTCCGGCGAGGCCGTCGCGCTGGACGCGTTGGCCGCGGCGAGCACGGCGGAGGCGCGCGCGGACTTCCTCGCGGACCTCGGTGTGATCGCCGAGGACGTCCTGCTCAACGGGTTCCGTGTGGGGAGTGCGCTGACCGTCGACGCCGTCGGTCGGACGTCCGTGCCCGGCGTGTGGGCTGCGGGCAACGTGACGTCGCCGATGGCCACGGTCATCGCCTCGGCGGCGGCGGGGACCCAAGCCGGAGCAGCGGTGCACGGCGACCTGGTCCAGGCGGACATCGCATCCGCGCTCGCTGCGGTGCCGGCCGTCTGA
- a CDS encoding helix-turn-helix domain-containing protein, translating into MDGLEARPTPPTTAQVVDAVGPRLRWLRERRAVTLAALAAETGISVSTLSRLESGQRRPTLELLLPLARAYQVPLDDLVGAPQTGDPRVHLKPEQRGGRVVIPLTRRTGGVRSFKQLIPPMPADGDRSLKTHEGYEWLYVLSGRLRLLLGERDFDLGPGEVVEFDTHTPHWVGNTSDEVTEVLCLYGPQGERAHVRSRPEPRQGD; encoded by the coding sequence ATGGACGGTCTGGAGGCACGACCCACCCCGCCGACGACGGCACAGGTGGTCGACGCGGTCGGCCCTCGGCTGCGGTGGCTGCGCGAACGACGTGCCGTCACCCTGGCGGCGCTCGCCGCCGAGACCGGCATCTCGGTGTCGACCCTGTCCCGGCTGGAGTCCGGGCAGCGGCGCCCCACCCTCGAGCTGCTCCTGCCCCTCGCGCGGGCGTACCAGGTGCCGCTCGACGACCTCGTCGGGGCGCCGCAGACCGGCGATCCGCGCGTGCACCTCAAGCCGGAGCAGCGCGGTGGCCGCGTGGTGATCCCGTTGACGAGGCGGACCGGTGGCGTCCGGTCGTTCAAGCAGCTCATCCCGCCGATGCCGGCGGACGGCGACCGCAGCCTGAAGACGCACGAGGGGTACGAGTGGCTCTACGTGCTGTCGGGGCGGCTCCGACTGCTGCTCGGCGAGCGCGACTTCGACCTCGGACCGGGCGAGGTCGTCGAGTTCGACACGCACACGCCGCACTGGGTGGGCAACACCTCGGACGAGGTCACCGAGGTGCTGTGCCTGTACGGACCGCAGGGGGAGCGGGCACACGTGCGGTCGCGACCGGAGCCGCGACAGGGCGACTGA
- a CDS encoding glycosyltransferase family 2 protein, with the protein MPQVSVVVPVLDDAEHLARCLRALAAQTHPAHEVVVVDNGSTDHSVEVALAAGATVLHEPVRGIARASARGYDHASGDVIARLDADSVPPPGWIAEAVRLLDTPGVVAVTGPGRPADGGAVLRQVWNGLYMRPFFALMWSALGRPPLFGSAMALHRSTWTSVRGRAHRDDPEVHDDVDLSMQLDPAWHVLATRSLTVEVSARPLSGAASVVRRTRRAFHTFRVNGRRANPARRWARRSRVALGAARTSTPAGGARRPEVSRPVAAPVATARVPAPPAVRTGTAPR; encoded by the coding sequence GTGCCGCAGGTCTCCGTCGTCGTCCCCGTGCTCGACGACGCCGAGCACCTCGCCCGCTGCCTGCGGGCACTGGCGGCCCAGACCCACCCCGCGCACGAGGTCGTCGTCGTCGACAACGGCAGCACCGACCACAGCGTCGAGGTCGCCCTCGCCGCCGGTGCGACGGTCCTGCACGAACCGGTCCGGGGCATCGCACGGGCCTCGGCGCGCGGCTACGACCACGCGTCCGGCGACGTCATCGCCCGGCTCGACGCCGACTCGGTCCCGCCGCCGGGGTGGATCGCCGAGGCTGTCCGCCTGCTCGACACCCCCGGCGTCGTCGCCGTCACCGGCCCTGGCCGTCCGGCGGATGGTGGGGCCGTCCTCCGGCAGGTCTGGAACGGGCTCTACATGCGCCCGTTCTTCGCGCTGATGTGGTCGGCGCTCGGCCGGCCGCCGCTGTTCGGCTCGGCGATGGCGCTGCACCGGTCCACGTGGACGTCGGTCCGTGGGCGCGCGCACCGGGACGACCCCGAGGTGCACGACGACGTCGACCTGTCGATGCAGCTCGACCCCGCGTGGCACGTGCTCGCCACCCGGTCGCTCACCGTCGAGGTCTCGGCGAGACCGCTGTCCGGGGCGGCTTCCGTCGTGCGACGGACCCGGCGCGCGTTCCACACGTTCCGGGTCAACGGACGGCGAGCGAACCCGGCCCGTCGCTGGGCTCGACGTTCGCGCGTGGCGCTCGGCGCAGCCCGCACGTCCACACCGGCCGGAGGCGCTCGCCGCCCCGAGGTCAGTCGCCCTGTCGCGGCTCCGGTCGCGACCGCACGTGTGCCCGCTCCCCCTGCGGTCCGTACAGGCACAGCACCTCGGTGA
- a CDS encoding MBL fold metallo-hydrolase translates to MQLTKYNHATVVLEQDGTTLVLDPGAFTPEAADLVRSATAVLVTHEHFDHLDVDAVRAGLDANPELVVRGPRPVVDQLGDHDGRVVAVGAGDTFSVGAFDVRVFGEQHAVIHRDVPVIPNVGYLVDGTVFHPGDAYLVPGVPVPTLLLPTSGPWTHTAEAVDYVREVQPERVVQIHEAMLSELGQQSTARFLGPDVLGTVPVTILASGESITV, encoded by the coding sequence ATGCAGCTGACGAAGTACAACCACGCCACGGTCGTCCTCGAGCAGGACGGCACCACCCTCGTGCTCGACCCCGGTGCGTTCACGCCCGAGGCAGCCGACCTCGTCCGCTCCGCCACCGCCGTGCTCGTCACGCACGAGCACTTCGACCACCTCGACGTCGACGCGGTGCGCGCCGGACTGGACGCGAACCCGGAGCTCGTCGTCCGCGGGCCCCGTCCGGTCGTCGACCAGCTCGGCGACCACGACGGCCGGGTCGTCGCCGTCGGGGCGGGCGACACCTTCTCGGTCGGTGCGTTCGACGTGCGTGTGTTCGGCGAGCAGCACGCCGTGATCCACCGCGACGTCCCGGTGATCCCGAACGTCGGGTACCTGGTCGACGGCACCGTGTTCCACCCGGGCGACGCCTACCTCGTCCCCGGTGTGCCGGTGCCGACCCTGCTCCTGCCGACGAGCGGTCCGTGGACGCACACGGCCGAGGCGGTCGACTACGTGCGCGAGGTGCAGCCGGAGCGCGTCGTGCAGATCCACGAGGCGATGCTCAGCGAGCTCGGGCAGCAGTCCACCGCGCGGTTCCTCGGACCGGACGTGCTCGGGACGGTGCCGGTCACGATCCTGGCGTCGGGCGAGTCGATCACGGTCTGA
- a CDS encoding HAD family hydrolase, with the protein MLDAPSTAVLFDIDGTLADSNYAHVDAWWRAFRAAGESVDAWRIHRAIGMDSGRLLAELLPDASDEVRDEAKQFHTAFYSEHMPQLRLLPGARELLEAVADAGHAVVLATSAPESELSVLRDLLDASAWVTAETSSEDVEQAKPAPGIIQVALDKVGVAADRAVMVGDAMWDVESSGKVGLPCVGVMTGGIGGDELRGAGAAAVYDDAAAVLAAFQAGEGPIAALA; encoded by the coding sequence ATGCTCGACGCTCCCTCGACCGCGGTCCTCTTCGATATCGACGGCACCCTCGCCGACTCCAACTACGCGCACGTCGACGCCTGGTGGCGCGCCTTCCGGGCCGCCGGGGAGTCCGTCGACGCGTGGCGCATCCACCGGGCGATCGGCATGGACTCCGGACGGCTGCTCGCGGAGCTGCTGCCCGACGCGTCCGACGAGGTCCGGGACGAGGCGAAGCAGTTCCACACCGCGTTCTACTCGGAGCACATGCCGCAGCTCCGGCTCCTACCCGGGGCGCGGGAGCTGCTCGAGGCGGTCGCCGACGCCGGACACGCGGTCGTGCTCGCCACGAGCGCGCCCGAGTCGGAGCTGTCGGTGCTGCGCGACCTGCTCGACGCGTCCGCCTGGGTGACCGCGGAGACGAGCTCCGAGGACGTCGAACAGGCCAAGCCCGCCCCGGGGATCATCCAGGTGGCGCTCGACAAGGTCGGGGTCGCGGCGGACCGTGCGGTGATGGTGGGCGACGCGATGTGGGACGTCGAGTCGTCCGGGAAGGTCGGACTGCCCTGCGTCGGCGTGATGACGGGTGGGATCGGCGGCGACGAGCTGCGGGGCGCCGGTGCCGCCGCCGTGTACGACGACGCGGCCGCCGTGCTCGCCGCGTTCCAGGCGGGCGAGGGGCCCATCGCCGCACTGGCCTGA